One window of the Candidatus Eremiobacterota bacterium genome contains the following:
- a CDS encoding zinc ribbon domain-containing protein translates to MGAIEFTDNYQDLSTDMGFQFKFNCERCGDGYMSTFRPNTIGVVGSLLRGASSFLGGALGNVGHTAYEVQRAVGGPQHDAALKQAIDEVKPLFKKCRRCGDWTCEKVCWNTHKDMCKQCAPVAEEEETSIRAEHVRTQVSNDLFLEENKRMSEKGKEVAEKCPECGAATLGKKFCPQCGIKLSAGESFCKQCGVKLPPKSKFCGDCGATVEQS, encoded by the coding sequence ATGGGAGCAATAGAGTTTACTGATAATTACCAGGATCTTTCTACTGACATGGGCTTTCAGTTCAAATTCAACTGCGAGCGCTGCGGTGACGGCTACATGTCCACCTTCCGGCCCAACACCATCGGCGTCGTGGGAAGCCTCCTGAGAGGCGCCTCGAGCTTCCTGGGCGGCGCCCTCGGTAACGTGGGGCACACTGCCTACGAGGTGCAGCGCGCCGTGGGCGGCCCCCAGCATGACGCGGCCCTGAAGCAGGCCATCGATGAAGTGAAGCCCCTTTTCAAGAAGTGCCGGCGCTGCGGCGACTGGACATGCGAGAAAGTCTGCTGGAATACCCACAAGGATATGTGCAAGCAGTGCGCCCCAGTTGCAGAGGAAGAAGAGACATCCATAAGAGCCGAGCACGTGAGAACCCAGGTCTCCAATGATCTTTTCCTTGAAGAGAACAAGAGGATGAGCGAGAAAGGCAAGGAAGTGGCGGAAAAATGCCCCGAGTGCGGCGCCGCCACCCTCGGGAAAAAGTTCTGCCCCCAGTGCGGGATCAAGCTCTCAGCGGGGGAAAGCTTCTGCAAACAGTGCGGCGTAAAGCTCCCGCCCAAATCGAAATTCTGCGGCGACTGCGGGGCCACCGTGGAGCAGAGTTAA
- a CDS encoding DUF433 domain-containing protein: MKDLLQRIAIDPQICFGKPCIRGTRIWVSLILDYLADGMSIEDVLKEYPHLKEEDIRAAIAYGAEMSRQRYIDFPLEAAG; the protein is encoded by the coding sequence ATGAAAGACCTTCTTCAGAGGATTGCAATAGATCCTCAAATATGTTTTGGAAAACCCTGCATCCGCGGCACTCGAATATGGGTGTCACTCATTCTTGATTACCTCGCCGATGGCATGAGCATTGAGGATGTCCTGAAAGAATATCCTCACCTCAAAGAAGAGGACATTCGGGCTGCAATCGCCTATGGGGCAGAGATGTCCCGGCAGCGCTATATTGATTTTCCTCTAGAGGCTGCGGGATGA
- a CDS encoding DUF5615 family PIN-like protein → MKFKLDENFGTRVKNIFQSEGYDVQTVHDQGIAGCSDRDLFRKCCAESRCLVTMDLDFADVTRFPPNQSSGIAVFRQPKNSGISFIEQLVRQYLKALTNIRSDEKLCIIEAGRIRVHEAWDADFP, encoded by the coding sequence ATGAAGTTCAAGCTTGATGAGAATTTTGGGACCCGGGTCAAGAATATCTTTCAGTCAGAAGGATATGATGTTCAGACAGTCCATGATCAAGGAATTGCGGGATGCTCTGACAGGGATCTTTTCAGGAAATGCTGTGCAGAAAGCCGCTGTCTTGTGACAATGGACCTTGATTTCGCTGACGTGACACGCTTTCCGCCTAATCAATCAAGCGGAATAGCCGTTTTCCGCCAGCCAAAGAATTCAGGCATTTCATTCATAGAACAGCTTGTGAGACAATATCTGAAAGCCCTCACTAATATTCGTTCTGATGAAAAGCTCTGTATTATCGAGGCAGGCAGGATAAGAGTCCATGAGGCCTGGGATGCTGATTTTCCATAG
- a CDS encoding radical SAM protein, producing MDTGPVTSCLAPSFLPATAVLEMTYRCNHGCLFCSCPWFSPRGDFDERPELTINEWKAIIEKLIVMGISSVAFTGGEPLLKEGIEELLTFAASLEAELIETEGEGLVTKKLPLSVHLLSNGKIMSEKILEICARHKIHLGMSMPGLTTFTDHTRASDSTHILKWFTRAKEMGIETHVGITVTRKNLHELYETMAESLLAGADSVLLNRFMPGGRGITNAGELMLDREGVAEMLEVAEGVLRTANRRGNVGTELPLCLVDEGRHTHLKVGTQCSAALDFFAIDPSGYVRVCNHSPVRLHHIHEVEKVKDHPYWRKFALKDYLPRECSPCQEMGRCDGGCREAAHIWSGSPDGPDPLLPGEPPRR from the coding sequence ATGGACACAGGGCCTGTCACAAGCTGCCTTGCCCCTTCCTTTCTCCCTGCCACGGCAGTGCTGGAGATGACCTATCGCTGCAACCACGGGTGCCTTTTCTGCTCGTGCCCCTGGTTTTCCCCGCGGGGGGATTTTGACGAGAGGCCCGAGCTCACCATCAATGAATGGAAAGCCATCATTGAGAAGCTCATCGTAATGGGCATCTCATCCGTTGCCTTCACGGGCGGAGAGCCTCTGCTCAAGGAGGGCATCGAAGAGCTCCTCACCTTCGCCGCATCCCTTGAGGCAGAGCTTATCGAGACGGAAGGCGAAGGCCTTGTCACGAAGAAGCTTCCCCTTTCCGTCCATCTTCTCAGCAACGGGAAGATAATGAGCGAAAAGATCCTGGAGATATGCGCCAGGCATAAAATTCACCTGGGGATGAGCATGCCGGGCCTTACCACCTTCACCGATCACACCAGGGCAAGCGATTCAACGCACATCCTGAAGTGGTTCACCAGGGCGAAGGAGATGGGCATTGAGACCCACGTAGGGATCACCGTGACAAGAAAGAACCTCCACGAGCTTTATGAGACCATGGCGGAGAGCCTCCTGGCAGGCGCCGACTCGGTGCTCCTCAACAGGTTCATGCCGGGAGGCAGGGGAATAACCAACGCCGGGGAGCTGATGCTTGACAGGGAGGGAGTGGCAGAGATGCTGGAGGTGGCCGAAGGCGTCCTCAGGACGGCCAATCGCCGCGGGAACGTGGGAACGGAGCTCCCGCTCTGCCTGGTAGACGAGGGCAGGCACACCCACCTGAAAGTGGGCACGCAGTGCTCGGCGGCCCTGGATTTTTTTGCCATCGATCCCTCGGGCTATGTGCGGGTATGCAACCACTCGCCGGTGAGGCTTCATCACATCCATGAGGTGGAGAAGGTAAAGGATCACCCTTACTGGAGGAAATTCGCCCTGAAAGATTATCTCCCCAGGGAGTGCTCTCCCTGCCAGGAGATGGGGCGTTGTGACGGCGGCTGCCGCGAGGCAGCCCACATCTGGAGCGGCTCACCGGATGGCCCCGACCCTCTTCTCCCCGGGGAGCCGCCTAGACGATAG
- a CDS encoding 2-hydroxyacyl-CoA dehydratase family protein, whose amino-acid sequence MSADDAAVIAATLKNVCEGSGLVAVRAWSYGHQGAPVVGYFPSCAPRELVYAAGGLSVGLKGGCRSLQDFMASARQDTLPPLSGIFFPSFCDEAGELSGMWDSITTGLWVRRLQIPLDLSPEAAIASLRDELLALAALMLGHKPDEPYYDKLREAIALTGTQRELLESLGKARSAAPWKIPLDEYCSMERSALLLHPAHHMKLAQEYFRGAMKREKQAYESAPFTIVSPSCAVTPVDLLRAIEEEGCTIVACDLFPGLLQKKPSHSREDDPLEFIAECLLHLCCTASQGKDGIAARCAYLTEQVMLYDARALLFITPASCKHAPGDDPHLQKALESEGIPSISIHFGEEDGDYRKVKEQAGAFINSLGRSLAEP is encoded by the coding sequence GTGTCAGCCGATGATGCGGCCGTCATTGCCGCGACCTTGAAGAATGTCTGTGAAGGCAGCGGGCTTGTCGCCGTGAGGGCATGGAGCTATGGGCACCAGGGCGCGCCTGTTGTGGGATATTTTCCAAGCTGCGCTCCCCGCGAGCTCGTCTATGCCGCCGGAGGCCTTTCCGTGGGCTTGAAAGGCGGATGCCGATCTCTGCAGGACTTCATGGCATCAGCCAGGCAGGACACCCTGCCGCCTCTCAGCGGCATCTTTTTTCCTTCCTTCTGCGACGAAGCCGGGGAGCTCTCCGGGATGTGGGACAGCATCACCACTGGCTTGTGGGTGAGACGCCTCCAGATCCCCCTTGACTTGAGCCCTGAAGCCGCTATTGCCTCACTCAGGGATGAGCTTCTTGCCCTGGCAGCCCTCATGCTGGGCCATAAGCCTGATGAGCCCTATTATGATAAGCTCCGTGAAGCTATTGCTCTCACAGGTACTCAAAGAGAGCTGCTGGAAAGCCTCGGAAAAGCCCGCTCAGCCGCTCCCTGGAAGATTCCCCTTGATGAATACTGCTCCATGGAAAGAAGCGCCCTTCTGCTCCATCCGGCTCACCATATGAAGCTCGCGCAGGAGTATTTCAGGGGGGCCATGAAACGGGAGAAGCAGGCCTATGAAAGTGCTCCTTTCACCATTGTCTCACCGTCGTGCGCGGTGACCCCTGTGGACCTGCTGAGGGCTATCGAAGAAGAGGGATGCACCATTGTGGCGTGCGATCTTTTCCCGGGGCTCCTGCAGAAGAAGCCCTCTCACTCTCGTGAAGATGATCCTCTGGAATTCATTGCAGAGTGCCTTCTTCACCTATGCTGCACAGCCAGTCAGGGAAAAGATGGCATTGCCGCAAGGTGCGCTTACCTCACGGAACAGGTAATGCTTTATGATGCGAGGGCCCTGCTGTTCATTACCCCAGCCTCCTGCAAGCATGCCCCCGGTGATGATCCACATCTTCAGAAAGCTCTTGAGAGCGAGGGTATCCCTTCCATAAGCATTCACTTCGGAGAAGAGGACGGTGATTACCGAAAGGTGAAGGAACAGGCAGGCGCCTTCATCAATTCCCTCGGCCGCTCATTGGCAGAGCCTTAA